One genomic segment of Acomys russatus chromosome 6, mAcoRus1.1, whole genome shotgun sequence includes these proteins:
- the Gpr37l1 gene encoding G-protein coupled receptor 37-like 1: MRWLWPLAVSLAVVLAVGRSGVSGVATSSLGQHRAKAQEQQSRPRRGTKDEEHKEVQHYVPEEWAEYPRPIHPAGLQPTKPLVATSPNPDKDGATPGSGQELRANLTGTPSQRLQIQNPLYPVTESSYSAYAVMLLALVVFAVGIIGNLSVMCIVWHSYYLKSAWNSILASLALWDFLVLFFCLPIVIFNEITKQRLLGDVSCRAVPFMEVSSLGVTTFSLCALGIDRFHVATSTLPKVRPIERCQSILAKLAVIWVGSMMLAVPELLLWQLAQEPAPTMGTVDSCIMKPSANLPESLYSLVMTYQNARMWWYFGCYFCLPILFTVTCQLVTWRVRGPPPGRKPECRAGKNEQCESQLNSTVVGLTVVYAFCTLPENVCNIVVAYLSTELSRQTLDLLGLINQFSTFFKGAITPVLLLCICRPLGQAFLDCCCCCCCEDCGGASDSSATVSVDSKLKTEVSSSIYFHKPRESPPLLPLGTPC, from the exons ATGAGGTGGCTGTGGCCCCTGGCTGTCTCTCTTGCTGTAGTGTTGGCTGTGGGGCGGAGTGGGGTCTCTGGGGTGGCCACCTCGTCTTTGGGTCAGCATAGAGCCAAGGCCCAGGAGCAGCAGAGTCGGCCCCGAAGAGGCACCAAAGATGAGGAGCACAAGGAGGTACAGCACTATGTACCTGAGGAGTGGGCCGAGTACCCCAGGCCCATCCATCCGGCTGGCCTGCAACCCACCAAGCCTTTGGTGGCCACTAGCCCCAACCCAGACAAGGATGGGGCCACCCCAGGTAGTGGACAAGAGCTGAGGGCCAATCTGACGGGGACACCAAGTCAGAGGCTGCAGATTCAGAACCCTCTGTATCCGGTGACTGAGAGCTCCTACAGTGCCTATGCTGTCATGCTCTTGGCTCTGGTGGTGTTCGCTGTGGGCATCATAGGCAATCTGTCTGTCATGTGCATTGTGTGGCACAGCTACTACCTGAAGAGTGCCTGGAACTCTATCCTTGCCAGCCTGGCTCTCTGGGATTTCTTGgtcctcttcttctgcctcccaattgtcATCTTCAATGAGATCACCAAGCAGAGGCTACTCGGGGATGTTTCTTGCAGGGCTGTGCCCTTCATGGAG GTCTCCTCCCTGGGAGTCACTACCTTTAGTCTCTGTGCCCTGGGCATAGACCGCTTCCATGTGGCCACCAGCACCCTGCCAAAGGTGAGGCCCATTGAGCGGTGCCAATCAATCCTGGCTAAACTGGCTGTCATCTGGGTGGGCTCCATGATGCTGGCTGTGCCTGAGCTCCTGCTGTGGCAGCTGGCGCAAGAGCCTGCTCCCACCATGGGAACCGTGGACTCATGCATCATGAAGCCCTCAGCCAACCTGCCGGAATCCCTCTACTCCCTGGTGATGACCTACCAGAACGCCCGCATGTGGTGGTACTTTGGTTGCTACTTCTGTCTGCCCATCCTCTTCACCGTCACCTGTCAGCTGGTGACATGGCGGGTGCGGGGCCCGCCGCCGGGCAGGAAGCCCGAGTGTAGGGCAGGCAAGAACGAGCAGTGTGAGAGCCAGCTCAACAGCACCGTGGTGGGCCTGACTGTGGTCTATGCCTTCTGTACACTCCCCGAAAACGTCTGCAATATCGTGGTGGCCTACCTCTCCACTGAGCTCTCTCGACAGACCCTGGACCTCCTGGGCCTCATCAACCAGTTCTCCACCTTCTTTAAAGGCGCCATTACCCCCGTGCTCCTCCTGTGCATCTGCAGGCCGCTGGGCCAGGCCTTTCtggattgctgctgctgctgctgctgcgaggACTGTGGCGGGGCCTCGGACTCCTCGGCCACAGTCAGCGTGGACAGCAAGCTCAAGACCGAAGTGTCCTCCTCCATCTACTTCCACAAGCCCAGGGAGTcacccccactcctgcccctGGGAACCCCTTGCTGA